The segment GACGAATCCATGTACGCGATTCATCGACTGGACATCGACAAGCACAGACAAGATGCCTGGATGGTCAATCTTTCCCGTGGCGGAAAATCGATCCACATGACCTTCAGTGACAGCACCTATGGTGGCAAGGATCAGGCGCTGGAAATAGCGCAAGCCTATCGCGATGCCGTTCTCAGGGTCGTCCCCCCATTGACAAACAATGACATGCGCATGTTGGTGCGCAAAAATCGCTCAGAAGGCAGCAGCGTGCCGGGCGTCTATTTTATCGGACCTACCGGGGCGCATAAAAGCGGTATCTGGATGGCTCGTATTGAGATCGCCCTCGATGATAACACGCCGGTCCCTGCAGGAAAGCGCCGCCGCCGACAGTTCACGCGCACCTTCAACGTCAGCAAATTCGGCTATGAGACCGCCCGCCGCATGGCGGAAGAAGAACGCATTCGCATGGTCCTGGCTGTCGAAAATGGAGAAGATCCGGCTTTACGCAGCCCGCAAGCTTTGAAACTTCATGAGAAGCTTACCCGAGACGACAACGACGATTAGAAGGCATTGTTATCAGCGCCACCAGAAAAACGGCCCGTTTTTGGTGGTAATGAATAGACCGATATCGGCGTTAGAAAATCACAAGAAGACCCGTTGCGGAAATCAGCGCAAGGGTACATCCACCCTTTGGTCTTTTCTGGCGAGTTTAAAGACACCGACAATTTGCGCCGAAGTATCACGATTTTGCGTCTGTCTCCGAGATTGTGAACTTTGTCTCAACGAATGTGCGTCGCTTGATCGCTTCTGTCTCAAATAATTTGCACCGAAATCACCATTTATTGCACGTGGCGCTGGTGCAGGGATCGGCAAACGTGCGGAACTTGGTCTTTCATGGCCCTGCTTATTCGGTTTCTCCCGTCAAGGCTTGGCGACGAACGGATTGCTTCCGGCGTTATCCAAAGGGTTAAACTGCCACGGCGGCGAAGACCCGCTTCATACTCCGCCCAGTTCGTCACTTTGAACTTCATCTTACCGATGTCATGGCGGCGGGCGGCGTTATGTTTGTGCGGCACCCGGGATCAATCAACCTGTTTTTGATCCGGGCCGTATAGACGCAGAACATTGAAATTTGATCCCCGCACCAGCGCCCTACCACATCTATGTCGAGCGTATCGCGCCGGAACAGAACATGGCGCGGTTCTATGCGCTTGCTGTTCAGCCGACATTGTTCGGAGAGGTGTCGCTTACGCGCGCCTGGGGCCGGATCGGAACGCGCGGACAGCAGATGGTGCGTCTGTTCGACAATGAGCGCCAGGCCACCAACCTGTTCCTCGACGTGCGTCGCGAGAAGCCCAAACGAGGTTATCGGCCAAAACGACCTGTGGACATCCAGCGGATCTGACCCTCGTCCCAATCCTCGCCGAT is part of the Agrobacterium vitis genome and harbors:
- a CDS encoding AP2 domain-containing protein is translated as MIRSRPKHAPEERFHDESMYAIHRLDIDKHRQDAWMVNLSRGGKSIHMTFSDSTYGGKDQALEIAQAYRDAVLRVVPPLTNNDMRMLVRKNRSEGSSVPGVYFIGPTGAHKSGIWMARIEIALDDNTPVPAGKRRRRQFTRTFNVSKFGYETARRMAEEERIRMVLAVENGEDPALRSPQALKLHEKLTRDDNDD
- a CDS encoding WGR domain-containing protein — its product is MIPAPAPYHIYVERIAPEQNMARFYALAVQPTLFGEVSLTRAWGRIGTRGQQMVRLFDNERQATNLFLDVRREKPKRGYRPKRPVDIQRI